From Thermoanaerobaculia bacterium:
ATCGCGGCGGTCAGCGTGAAGACGCCGCCCACGACGTAGACGTACCAGGAGAGGAGGTTCAGTCTCGGGAACGCGAGGTCGCGCGCCCCGACCATCAGGGGGATGAGGAAGTTCCCGAGCACGGCGGGGATCGACGGGATCAGGAAGAAGAACACCATGATCACGCCGTGCATCGTGAAGAGCTTGTTGTACGTCTGCGAAGTCACGAGGTCGCCCGCCGGAGTCAGGAGCTCGAGCCGGATGATCAGCGCGAAGATCCCGCCGAGGACGAAGAAGAGCGTGATCGAGGCGAGATACAGGAGCGCGATCCGCTTGTGATCCCGCGTCAGGAGCCACGACTTGATGCCGTAGCCGTCGTTCAGGTAGTCGGGGCGCTCCGGCTGCGCCAGCGCGACGCTCATCGGCGGTCTCCTTTCCCGGGGGGAAGCGATTTGAGATACGCGATCAGCTCGAGCACCTGGGATTCGGTGAGCTGTCCCTGGTACGCCGGCATCGTCGGCGGGTAGCCCGCGACGATCCGCGTGCGCGGCGCGAGGATCGACTCGCGGAGGTAGGCCTCGTCGGCTCGGATCGAGCCGCCGGCGGCGAGCGGAACGGTGGATCCGAACGAGCCGGCGAGGAGCGGCGCCTTTCCGGAGTCGGAATGGCACGTCGCGCAGTTGAGCTTCGCGAAGAGCCGGGCCCCGCTGTCCGCCATCGAGGGGGGCTGGGGCCCTTCCGAGAGCCATTTCTGGAAGTCCGCCGGCTCCATCACGACGACGTGCCCGACCATCGCGGAGTGGTTCGTCCCGCAGTACTGGGCGCAGAAGAGGTGGAAGTCGCCGGTCTTCGTCGCCTGGAACCATTCCGTCGTGTAGCGGCCCGGCAGCACGTCGCGCTTGATGCGGAACGCGGGGATCGAGAAGTCGTGGATCACGTCTTCCGACGTCATCAGGAGCCGGACCGGAACGCCGAGCGGCACGTGCAGCTCGTCGATCTCGCTCTTCCCCTCCGGGTGCTGCACCTTCCACATCCACTGCTTGCCGACGACGTAGATCGGCATCGAGTTCGCGGGCGGACGCGCTCCCGCGTAATAGATCCGAACGCCCGCCGTGAAGAGGCCGATGACGATCAGGAGCGGGATCGCCGTCCAGACGATCTCGAGCTTCAGCGACCCGTGGATCTCCGGCGGCCGTTCGTCCTCGGAGCGGCGCCGGTACTTGATCGCGAAGAAGAGGATGCAGAGGAAGATCAGCGTGGAGAAGAACGCCGTGATCGCGAGCAGCGTGAAGTAGAGGTTGTCGACCGAGCCGGCGAGCGTCGAGGCCCGCGGCGGGAAGAGCGGAAACTCGATCGCGAGCATCAAGGACGTTTCCTCCGGCGCTCGCGGCGGAACATGACCGCCATGAACACGCCGAGCGTTCCGACCGTCGCGATTCCGCCGAGGCGCACGACGCGCATCACGACGACCCCGTACTTCCCCGTCCCGGGATCGTAGTGCGAGCAGTAGAGCAGGACGCGGTCGACGGGAGACCCGATCCGGGCGTTCGAGGCCTCCATCATCGCGAGCTTGAGGTCCCGCGCCGAGTACTCGATCCCGTAGAAATACTTCGACAGCCGGCCGTCCGGCGTCGCGAGCATGATCCCCGCGGCGTGCGAAAACCCCTTCGTCTCCGGGTCCGGGACGTACCGGAAGCCGGCGGCGCGCGTCACGGCCGCGACCGATTCCGCCGGGCCGGTCAGGTAGTGCACTCCCGAATCCGCGGCGGGGCGCGCGTACTGCCGGAGGAAGTCGAGCCGCTTGGCCGACGCGATCTTCGGGAGGTCCGACGGATCGATGCTGATCGTCACGAGATCGAACTCGCGCCCCGCCGTGAAGGAGAGGACGCGAAGGGCCTTCAGCGTCCCCGACTCGACGTAGGAGCAGAGCATCGGACACTCGTAATACACGAAAGCGAGGAGCACGGGGCGGCGTCCGAAGAAGTCGCCGAGCCGGACGGCGCGGCCGGTCTCGTCGCGGAACGTCGCGTCGAGCGGGAGCTTCGCGCCGAGCTTCTGGTCGATCGAGACGTCCGCGAGCGCGCTCTGGGGCTGGGCGGCCGTCGCGCCCACGCTGGGCGCCGCCTGCCCGAAGAGGGCGGAGGCCGCCAGGAGCGCGAGGATTCCGGCGATCGCCCGCTTCACGGCTTCGCCTCCCCCGCCCCTTCCGCGACCGGGAGCCCGCTTTCGAGGAGGAGCTTCTTCGCGTCCTCGATCGGGATGTGGGCGATCCCCGAAGCCTCGTTGACCCATCCCGCGGATTTCAGGATCGCGTCCTCGTGGGCGTGAAAGGCGCGCATGTCCGCGGGCGGAGCGGCCTGGAGCCGCGGCTCCGGCGGCAGGCGCTCCTCGGCGAGCGGCGAGCGCTCCGCCGTGCCGGGCGCGGGACGCCGGTCCGCGAGCAGCAGCCCGAAGTGCGTCGCGACCGCGACGGCCACGACGACGAGGAAGAGCCCGACGCCGAACCACACGACCGCGCCGGCGTTGACGTCGGTCTCCTGGTGCGCGCGGAGTCCCTCGCGGGGCGGCGGCGCCGTCCGGGACGACGTGGGCACCGACCGCTCATCCATGGTGGGCCTCCATCGCGAGCTCCATCCGCGGATCGTGGATCGCGAGCAGCGGCCGCCGGTCGAGCTCCCACAGGAAGAACGCGGT
This genomic window contains:
- the coxB gene encoding cytochrome c oxidase subunit II, with protein sequence MLAIEFPLFPPRASTLAGSVDNLYFTLLAITAFFSTLIFLCILFFAIKYRRRSEDERPPEIHGSLKLEIVWTAIPLLIVIGLFTAGVRIYYAGARPPANSMPIYVVGKQWMWKVQHPEGKSEIDELHVPLGVPVRLLMTSEDVIHDFSIPAFRIKRDVLPGRYTTEWFQATKTGDFHLFCAQYCGTNHSAMVGHVVVMEPADFQKWLSEGPQPPSMADSGARLFAKLNCATCHSDSGKAPLLAGSFGSTVPLAAGGSIRADEAYLRESILAPRTRIVAGYPPTMPAYQGQLTESQVLELIAYLKSLPPGKGDRR
- a CDS encoding SCO family protein — its product is MKRAIAGILALLAASALFGQAAPSVGATAAQPQSALADVSIDQKLGAKLPLDATFRDETGRAVRLGDFFGRRPVLLAFVYYECPMLCSYVESGTLKALRVLSFTAGREFDLVTISIDPSDLPKIASAKRLDFLRQYARPAADSGVHYLTGPAESVAAVTRAAGFRYVPDPETKGFSHAAGIMLATPDGRLSKYFYGIEYSARDLKLAMMEASNARIGSPVDRVLLYCSHYDPGTGKYGVVVMRVVRLGGIATVGTLGVFMAVMFRRERRRKRP